From the genome of Vicia villosa cultivar HV-30 ecotype Madison, WI linkage group LG2, Vvil1.0, whole genome shotgun sequence, one region includes:
- the LOC131650713 gene encoding protein MAIN-LIKE 2-like — MSGLLALGDNHIGTRENVAAYDDSKRFRLHNHLFDREPSESIKPYLERAGFGGVAKINFRSVDSKLVFAMLERWRPETHTFHLSTGECTITLEDINMLFGLRIDGRAVVGEIEGPDYACVDALGIKPFSDRVKGAVKLRWIHDELIELEQHSQQTEEENILHAKLYNLSMIAVLLPDKSHNVLHSSWFKFVKDFDECGKYSWGSACLYYLYREMCKACRVGCMSVGGCSLILAVWTYYRIPRLAPRSEIAPSYPYATRFAQRGMEYFSSPNAYLDGYRFILDHMVQGDFLWRPYEKYPRCTQREARAWSATTYIICFHIMEMHHANRVRLQFVFT, encoded by the exons ATGTCTGGTTTGCTTGCTTTGGGAGATAATCATATAGGAACAAGGGAGAACGTGGCTGCATAC GATGATTCTAAAAGGTTTAGACTACATAATCATCTATTTGATAGGGAGCCAAGTGAGTCTATCAAGCCTTACTTGGAACGAGCCGGTTTTGGAGGTGTCGCCAAAATCAACTTTAGAAGTGTTGATTCTAAACTTGTATTTGCGATGCTTGAGAGGTGGAGGCCCGAGACACACACGTTTCATTTGTCAACCGGTGAATGTACAATCACACTAGAGGATATAAATATGTTGTTTGGCCTCCGCATAGATGGGAGGGCTGTAGTAGGTGAAATCGAAGGACCTGATTATGCATGTGTCGATGCTTTAGGCATAAAACCTTTTAGTGATAGGGTGAAGGGTGCGGTAAAATTGAGATGGATCCACGACGAGTTGATTGAGTTAGAACAACATTCTCAACAAACCGAGGAGGAAAATATACTGCATGCAAAATTATATAACTTAAGTATGATTGCAGTTTTATTGCCTGACAAATCTCATAATGTGTTGCATTCTTCTTGGTTCAAATTTGTCAAAGATTTTGATGAATGCGGcaaatatagttgggggtctgcGTGTTTGTATTACCTTTACAGGGAGATGTGCAAAGCATGTCGTGTAGGATGCATGAGTGTTGGAGGCTGCTCACTCATTCTCGCTGTGTGGACCTACTATCGTATTCCACGACTTGCTCCAAGGAGTGAAATTGCTCCATCCTATCCATACGCCACTAG ATTTGCACAACGAGGTATGGAGTATTTCTCATCTCCAAATGCTTATCTTGATGGATATCGTTTCATTTTGGATCACATGGTCCAAGGAGAT TTTTTGTGGAGGCCTTACGAAAAATATCCACGTTGCACTCAACGAGAAGCTCGGGCGTGGAGTGCAACTACATATATTATTTGTTTTCATATTATGGAAATGCATCACGCCAACAGGGTTAGGCTTCAATTTGTGTTTACTTAA
- the LOC131650712 gene encoding protein MAINTENANCE OF MERISTEMS-like — protein MSGLLALGDNHRGRRENVVAYDDSKRFRLHNHLFDREPSESIKPYLERAGFGRVAKINFRSVDSKLVIAMLERWRPETHTFHLPTGECTITLEDINMLFDLRIDGRAVVGETEGPDYACVDALGIEPFSDRVKGAVKLRWIHDELIELEQHSQQTEEENILHAKLYILSMIAVLFPDKSHNVLHSSWYKFVKDFDECGKYSWGFACLSYLYREMCKACRVGCMSVGGCSLILAVWTYYRIPRLAPRSEIAPSYP, from the exons ATGTCTGGTTTGCTTGCTTTGGGAGATAATCATAGAGGAAGAAGGGAGAACGTGGTTGCATAC GATGATTCTAAAAGGTTTAGACTACATAATCATCTATTTGATAGGGAGCCAAGTGAGTCTATCAAGCCTTACTTGGAACGAGCCGGTTTTGGACGTGTCGCCAAAATCAACTTTAGAAGTGTTGATTCTAAACTTGTAATTGCGATGCTTGAGAGGTGGAGGCCCGAGACACACACGTTTCATTTaccaaccggtgaatgtacaATCACACTAGAGGATATAAATATGTTGTTTGACCTCCGCATAGATGGGAGGGCTGTAGTAGGTGAAACCGAAGGACCTGATTATGCATGTGTCGATGCTTTAGGCATAGAACCTTTTAGTGATAGGGTGAAGGGTGCGGTAAAATTGAGATGGATCCACGACGAGTTGATTGAGTTAGAACAACATTCTCAACAAACCGAGGAGGAAAATATACTGCATGCAAAATTATATATCTTAAGTATGATTGCAGTTTTATTTCCTGACAAATCTCATAATGTGTTGCATTCTTCTTGGTACAAATTTGTCAAAGATTTTGATGAATGCGGCAAATATAGTTGGGGGTTTGCGTGTTTGTCTTACCTTTACAGGGAGATGTGCAAAGCATGTCGTGTAGGATGCATGAGTGTTGGAGGCTGCTCACTCATTCTCGCTGTGTGGACCTACTATCGTATTCCACGACTTGCTCCAAGGAGTGAAATTGCTCCATCATATCCATAG